The genomic window ttgaacttagaaaaatactagttatttgcagtttacgttcattttctttgtggatgtttccaagggaggggggcataaatgtttcacaaacatctcttgtttaaaataaaatttgatcataCCACTGATGTCATCACTTGGCCATCTGCGTTGTATTGCGGTTGATATTGGTTGCCTGGGTATGGAGCGCCACCTGGCGAGGGATACTGGCTACTTCCAGGATACTGATTATACTGGTTCCCGTATGTAAAGTTTGACTGGTCATTCGGGTATGTAACTTGGTTGTATGCAGGTGGTACTAAGACAATTAAACAAAAAGTCAAAACTTCatataaatcatataattaatttacaaaataaaacaactaaAATGAggtgtatttttataatgtaatgcACACATAAATCTAAACTGAAGCGATGAtattaacaagtgaaaagctgtgaatgtgacagcaaaccgggtttttttttatgtgaactgtatcctaatccatgtcaacccgtatccagtgaaatggagaaccctatatgcaacattttgccaaaaaataactaagttcaaaagaaagtatttttttcataaattatcagaaatcaaaatcctagcaatatgcacacctctgatataagtacaactgatctgcaaaagaacaatttcctatcttgaaaactgtaggagtagttatccgtacaatgagggtaccctatatgcaatattttgcaaaaaaatgactaagttcaaaagctggtattttttcgtttaattatcggaaatcaaaatccttgcaatatgcacacctctgatatatgtacaattaatctgcaaaagagcaacttcctatcttgaaaactataggagaagttatccgtacaatgagggtaccctatatgcaatattttgcaaaaaaatgactaagttcaaaagctggtattttttcgttaaataattggaaatcaaaatcctagcaatatgcacacctctgatatacgtacaattgatctgcaaaagagcaacttcctgtcttgagaactgtaggaaaagttatccgtacaatgagggtaccctatatgcaatattttgccaaaaaagactaagttcaaaagctggtattttttcgataaattattagaaatcaaaaccctagcaatatgcacacctctgatatatgtacaattgatctgcaaaagaacaacttcctatcttgaaaactgtaggaggagttatccgtacaatgagggtacccttttggcagccgcccgcccgcctgccattttcaccattttaataaccggatttttccgttgggaaacccggttaaaaagtAGATATGTTGGTAAATGCATAAAATGTTATTCTATCTATTACTATTTTGTTCCGTACGTACAGATGTCATGTCAACACATCATACTTCTTAAGATATAAATTATTACTGGAAATTTtcgatttaatttaatttgttgtgtctttatttttgttgatttttttaatatccttTAATATAAGCAAACAATCGGAAAACGGCCGTACATGTTATACAATtgatattgagagagagagagagagagagagagagagagagagagagagagagagagagagagagagagagagagagagagatggatgAGTCAAGGTTTAATTGATAgtcaaaattaaaacttatcATTTGAAACGagtcatttttgaaaaactaCAAATACactgcatatattttttttaattaatgagtAATATTAACATGTactatacatttaaaaattaattcaaataacTCACGTCCTGACTTTTTCTCAGAAGACATCCTGATGTGTTCGATTGTTATGTTAAATATCCGATTGTGACCCCTATATCGGCTCTCAGTTTTGAGATAAAATTTTTACGGACCACAGATGAACAATAACTGGCGTGTTTAATTTCATCGTCTTTATTTATAAACACCACTATTTTGGCGTGTGCAAGTAGGAGGGGCGGTGATTTTCCATTGTGTGTTACGAGGATTGATCaatggaattttaaaaacaaaataaaatatgtaaatgtaacaGAAGTTACGTAATTGTTTACCCCtcccaaaatttaaaatatcatcttttatgtttagtttattttaattttaaaaattataaagagaACATTAACATAAACTAATAACAAACATAcatattaatgatttatttttctcaaCTTGAccgtttttaaaaacatgattattATAACGTAGAATCATGTAAACTTTTCGGGGTTTGCTGGTTATTTCTTTTAAGTTGAATAATTAAACCTACACCAGCTCACGTTCCTTATGGTAAAAACGGTTCTCTGTTGAATTATGATGtgacttttaaacaaaagtaaaatgaatgcctaacatttttttttacattctacatgtatttactgtgAATAGTATCTACACAGGTACCAGGATAGCGCTGATCCTTTTTGTTCACCTTAGACAGCTCAATGAGCTAGAGCGAGCAAAATTTCCATATCTCTAATTCATTCActgtacattattttaaaccaaaacatTTGAAACCAAATTTGGAATAAAAAGGGCTATATGAATGTACTTAAATTACAATCAAACTCGACTTTGAAGTCGGAGGAAGAAAAACATTGAGGCTAATGTTGGTGCGTAAAAAACTTTTTGATATGGTCAACTAAAAAGgacagcaccccccccccccgaaaaaaacaacaaacaaagaGTGTGAGTGTCATGGCTAagcaaaaaaattgcattttccgattattattatcaaaagaAGGAAATGAGGAAAATGTCCCAATCCCAACTAATCAAAAAGTCCAATACAGCCCTAACCACCTAACCACAAGGAGCGGGAGTAGACGTCACAACAGTTGGGCCATCAAAACACGCAATGTAAAACGATCTTCGGCTAAAGACCGGTAACTCTATTATCGGCAATTTTAGTtgcttgtttacattttgttttcattttaatgcaCAACTTAGAATATGTGTGTTAAACGTACTAACATTGTAACCCGGAAgtttaaaatttctattttccacattttatacgaattaaatcaatttttttcaaaaacataatgCCGTTTCTGTAATAACTGTACACATTTTACCGCATGCAAAGACATTATCaaaactttttcattaaaatcgagGATCTGCGTTGAATTTCAATGACGAATGCCACAAAAGTTTGTCATGTGCTCCCTTGTCATTAAAATTCTCTACGTAACATTATGTTTACAACTTACATGACTGTATCAAAAGGTTACGAAGAGTAGGGGGTTGGGATCGCGACAACGCATTTAAATGTCGTAGGTGAGATTTGAGGGtttgtttattatcattaatTCATGGATTCAAATACATGCATCGTTTcaacaaaacataaataataGAACGTAGTAGGAGAACATCATTAATATTAACTGAACAACAAGTCTGCTACAGtgtagtttgatattttaacaaaattttaacaaaattcgGTTTTTCAAATGGTGTAAACGGCGAGCGTATATAAGGTTCCCCTATTGTACGAATAATTCCTTTTACactttttaaaggggcattgtcacgaatttagtcaaaaattattttttcgattataatgtttacaatgcttcagtaagacatttttaataggcaaccaaaagttgagtgtcatttgatgagtcatACGCGAGTTACAGTGCTTAAAATTCTTCGCTGTGTAAACAAAgctcttgtttacattttgaatgttgaagtaaaaattccagttttagacctaaaatgaatgtattattcgttaggaactgtttgtttatgcttaaaatgaataacaagATAGACagaccagctttaaaaagattttttactggtatattgaacctatgtaaacaaaaacaggtcacgagccttgtttacatgacgaagaattgtaagccctgtatcttgctttaaaCTCAAcgaaatttcatttgatcattagaaatgcattcctaaagcattgcaaataataaaaacagaaaaataaaatttgacctaaatcgtgaccatgcccctttaagatagGACGTtgttttggtgggttttttgtagatcagttgtacatatattagggAAGTGTTTAATGctagaatttatatatatttttaaatatttttgtaaattatacCAGTTGTTAAACCTCatcattttttgtcaaaaatattgcataattatatatattaaccaaaatcgtgaccttgtccttttaatgttattttcttaaaatggaaaaaaacatCTACTAGgatatatttatgaatagatGTTTGACATTTGTCCTTTAGAGTAAtacttaaaattgttttgaacatattgtatattttttaaggtaTTACATGACTGTAGATATACGATCTTGAGCCGATTGGCTCGCTAGTAAATAATGTAATTGTAATTCCAACTCTCAAATAATTTGCGTATATCAAAATGTACTTTaccttttgtttaatttttttaggttACCttagtcactcaggtgacctaaataAATGCAATTggtcgtcgtgcgttgtgcgtcgtgcattaacaattttacatttttagctttttcttaaaaactacaaggccaattgttaccattttcgGTATGAAGCATTTGTATGGTAAGAAGAAGCtagattgtgaaattcatggctctaccacccctggggtgccagaggtggggccaaatatgcaaaaaagccaaatttcaaaaatcttcttctctactaccacaCATGAGAGGAAAAatctgaatacatggttatgatctCCATGAAGCCCCCTAcccaaattgtaaaattcatggcccctgggtcaggggctCAGGCTCCAGGATGGGGCCACTTaggccatatagtgaaaatgtaataaatcttAGAGAATCCTCTTtttttacacacacacactcacacatatatatatatatatatatatatatatatatatatatatatatatatatatatatatttaaaaaactgagtacatggttatgatgtcaacgGACTCCTCTACCTAAACTGTGAAATTAATGACCCCTGGGACAGAGCTACGGCGAGACCAATTTAGCCATAAATGGAAAATGTATCAgctcttagaaaatcttcttctttactcccacacatgtggggaaaaaactaaatgcatggttctGATGTCGACAACacccctctaccttaattgtgaaattcatggacCCTGGGTCAGAGGTCCAGCTTGtaatggtgggggggggggggagaatatggccatatattgttaaattatataatgtttaaaaatgttcatgtttagaaaaagaaaaataatgaagctgTCCAtcaaagttatcgataagatattgtgaaagcatttgaaaagttttcaaGGAGGAGGATTTTAATAGTTAATGGAGTTACCTTCCCATGTCTCTTTATAATGGAGTAATCTTTCTTAGCTTGTTTATATTTagtaattaatcattaaatataatgtaattaagaagttgTATGATCAAAATAGTTATGCATTGCCAAGTATTGTTTTCATTCGAGACAaatacagttttattttattttttaataattaagtaGACATTttaatagtaaagtaataaGTAGTATACTAGCCACCTTGTTTTAGTTAATCTATGAACATAACATTAAACATAAAACCTAATTGGCATGTTAGCATACCTGGGATAAACAATCTGAATGAATTCAGTGTACTTTTCCTGTAGTAAGTCATACACTCTGTTATTTTGTTAaactaattttttatttttttcttgatttaattTTTGCTTTGCGATTAGTaaagtgtacatgtacgtatacaCTTCTGTTAAAATTGGAATTAAAACTTGATAAAATTAAAGTCGACAAGTTTTCGTGTATTTGTGCAACACCTTCTAAAGAAATGTTCAACGAGGTTATATGGTCattgttaaatactgaaattaaAACTGTGAAATATCGAGTTGTTTTTTTCTCCATATAATTATTGTATAGACGTCAAACAATATCATGTCTAAAACTGTAAGTCAGATATGTTggttaatttgtaaacaattatacctTCTTAGAAGAATACGCACCCTTCAAAGCATCGATGCAACACAAAGAGTAATGTTTCTTGAGGATTTAAGgatgtgtttattttaataagaaTTGAGCACTTTTTCAATTAAACAACCAGTATAAAagatattatttaatgaataatggttatatatatatactatacaTCATTCTTTAAGCATACATAGACGATTTGTGTAAGCAcattttatatatcataatgAAACGTAGCTGAAGATTTAGCGATCTGTGGTCTGTTCTGATGGAAAATTAGAGTCGGCATGTCAATCTATAGTAATAGATATGCAGCTTTTAAAATGAAGCGATTTACCGTTCATATATGAGCAATATTTGTCCGAGTCTCTTCTGAATCTTCGGCTAGTGCCATTCTAAACAATACGGGTAAATTTgccttaaggtacctcactacaccccaacttatactttttaagacactacgtcccAAGATgccgatttaaatattttgttaaactgtttatatcgttttattcggttgtatatcgtcgtagctcagtggccaaattattgggcttctgaacagcaaatcatgagttcaaatccgcctggagcttttgttcatgtttactgaattatattttcattatttttcatccaaaataacacatttttcaaggtgtagtgagccaccttaaattcGATGTAAATCGGATTAAAATTTAACCTCTCGCCCGCTTCAACTTTCAACATTGGACATTTTACAAACCCTCCGTTACTACAGGAAGGTTTCTTTTTTACCTTTACAAGATCTAcatcaaaaaaatatcagctttgAACTGCTAACTTTCACAGTAATGAAACGGAAGTAGTTAATGTCGAGTCGTACAGTCatgaattttctgtttaaattgtgtttttttttcaacgacATTACATGAGGGGATAATAATGTACCACACGATATACGACTACGATTGCAATCAAAGTTATTCCTATTAGGAATGAAGTGGTCACATACGAACGCGCTCTTCTTGATTGTCTTTCTGCTTCTAATACATCTCCATACGCTGCTGCTTCATTAGCCTGTTAAcacaacaaaaagaaaataagtatttgacgattttctttcattatatttataaaatagttGGGAAAAATTCCAGTAGCTTTTCATAAAGTTATATCGTTTTTTATGCATATGGGCTGATTGCATGAATTTGTTATGATTTATAATTAACAGGAGTGCAATTCTCTGAATCATACACATTCGGATTTCCACAAACTACATACATGTTCATTGTACGATAACATAGAAAGATTACaccaatttcaaataaatcacGCAAGTGTATGTACACACATGTATGATCAGTTTAGTAGCTGTTCTTTTTAGAAGCTTATTAGTAGGTCGTCTAAACTTTTAAGCCCAAAAATAATAACCAGATATAAAATTCTGTCATAAGTTTCGCTTAGGTTTCTGTAGctatagattccttattttacgcgaatACTTCATTCCGCGATTCCACcgatttgaattaaaatgacGATAATTTAAAATCGCCAACGCCAAATTTTAATCATggtttcatttagtttacatttgtcagaaaaataaaagcgaatTTCTAAAATACGTGAATTGTGCATCTTACGATTTTACGCAGATAcatgggtatatccctctaactatttttagaatcggtaggacaacaaagtagtgcctttaagcaaaatagtccctatacttgcagagtgtatatacatttattgggacattttaaatcagaatgcttgacacatgtcagaaaagaggatttgcaatttttaaaacaagtgtcaaaattgaattataatttgaagaaaagaattgaaattgtttgatgtacaccctttccaaaactgagaaattccctacttttactttcattttcagagtttttcaatacagacgcattttgccggaaaacgaatctgacttcaaaccacgaaattttaacaggaaagagacaatttgatgagctttcattcaagaagtccctcgttgctgaacgaaaattagggccggaactatgaaccataacgttaacattaccgcctatggaaaatgcattagtggactatacccatattTGTGTATCAATTCCTTGCGTTTATTATACATTATCCAAGAAAAAGAAGGGAAAATGCACATACTCTTTGATTACAAAAGGTATTTGTTACAAAGATAAccaaaaaaattatggttttagttttgatattttgtcgatgaaaaaaatgatgacTTCGTATTTTTTACATTGCTAGCTGCAATGATGGCACATATCCCCGTCGGCCAAAAACAACACAAACAAGCGAGGACAGCCGGACCCATCCAGTTGTGGGTGACAGGGGCTCGTTCCATTACCATAGCTCCAGGCTGTGTAACctgtacaaaaaatgatataaaaatcaatataatggTGAATTAATACCCAATTACCCCAATTAATGAAATGTGTACAATcctaattttaaatgaaacgctgaattataatgttaaaaaatattttccgaCATTAATGACTCTTTAGTGCCTTTTTGTAGTTCCATAATATGTTTCTTGGTATTTGGTATTTACGTTGTTTGACTTTATATTATATACTAGATGATATCCCGCGAaagcgcgggaattaacactttacacattaatGCCACAATGCTTCGATGTtgaattacatatatttttttttttaatacactgtatccaaattttaagttttttatattatcattttcttaacttattcttaaaaattgcaacaacaacaacatcaaAAACAAACTGCAAAACTGAATATTTAGCTGAGGGattaaaaatctaaactgaaTTTTGTGTTATATTATGCATATCATGTGCATGGCCTTAATTCTTTTTGTTGCAGCTAAATGGAAAATGATAACAATGCTTTTATAAACCAGTGGGTAGATAGGGAGTCATACCTATTTATTGTGTTTTTAGGTCAAACTTCACTACAATTTTTATTGACTGTCCCAAATGAGAATTTCTGATAAACCACTGATCTATACAAAAAGATTCACTTATATTTACACCAAAAAACTTTCATCTTCCTATAGCTccaaaatgaatttaaacaacGCATGAAAGAATTATAATTGTTGTCTAAATACTTATACACATTGTTCTGTACCATTGATGTCTTTTCTTGGCCATGGGCATTATATTGTGGTTGATACTGGTTGCCTGGGTATTGGGTGTCACTTGGCGATGGATGCTGGTTACTTCCAGGATTCTGGTTCTCGTAAGTAAGCTGTAACTGGTCATTTTGGTTTGTTGCTTCATTGTAAGAAGGAGGCGCTAagggaaaaatatatatattgatccTGGTTATTGTACGTATTACGGTCGGTATGTGTTAACTTGATACATAGCGCCCCCTGGCGATGAATACTGGTTACCTTCCGGAAACTGATTATTCTGGTTCCCGTAGGTAAATGTTGACTGGTCATTTTGGTCTATTCTATAGTATGCAGGGGACGCTagagaaattaaaaagaaaatcgataatacattgtaaaataatttacttcacaatgaataaatctgcgtgactgtttatattttaatttgttttgtagtgttaaatataaaatttatcttGCCACTACAAGTCGCGAAACGGCCAAAACGATCAGTTGAACAAGACACAGCCTTTTTAAAGATACAcagaataaacaaaattatcatatttcagTATTATAATAAGAGAGTAATGGAAATGTTCAATTTAAGAACTAAATGTGTCCTTAGAAATTAAATacttaaatgaatatataattttgatgaCTCATAATTATCTTAAAAATCATAGAAAACAATGTACGAGGGTTCTTCAATATTTATGGTGTATTGTACGATACTAGTATCTCAGGAAGTTTCACTTAaacagtaaaataaacaaaccatAAGAGagaaacttaaaaaacaaaataaacataccacAACTATTTCTCTTTGAtatctgtcatgttgtaaagaATCTTTACTGTAGCCCACTACTCCCAAAACATTTCATAACtttaaataactttaaattGGACCTTCTGTGGCACCATAAATTTGGGATTAGTTTGTCAGTTGATtcaaaacagagagagagagagagagagagagagagagagagagagagagagagaggttgtCACACCCTATGTAATAACGCTATGAAACTATACCAGACTATCAATAACTTAAAGCTGACGTGAATTCATATATacgcattatttttttttttatcgccGACAACCGCCATACAAGTTGTCAATTTCTATTTGTTACAGTACATTGCTACACACGTTACCCCTGTAATAAGATGATAACACTATTTATGCTTCATCGCTTTTAGATATTTTAGGTATTTCATTCACCCGAGAGCATTACACAGGGCGTAAAGATGTGGAAAAAAAACGCACTTTGAacaaatataatattacaaCCCATGCACTGGTAAAGAATACACAAAAAggacaaaacaaaatacactGAAATCCAAgtatacatattaaaaaaaccctCGATCATTGTAGAACGTTCCCCTGAGTAGTTACTGTTTTAATATAGCACTAGCAGATTGTGCGGTGACAGTATGGAAATTTTCGTAATGTGTTGGTTTTTATTCCAActcacaggatgaatctctgccaatcagtcaattgaaaggtgtgactgaatggcatatatGTGCCATtaagtcacctttccagaccattcagttatcattcagttgactgaatggcagagcttcatcTTGTGACTGCTACTAGCGATGTGGTACAGACGTTATAAAATCtatatgaacgacacacgtatTTGATGTGCATGCGAGTAAGATAGCACATCGCTGTCTGTGCAAGATTATGCTTCTTTCAAAGAATTCaccatctttattttttaaggatGGTCAACAAGTTAGCATAGGATCttagtaaaattttaatatatgacttgtttaattataaaatagtaTTAAGTTGAGAAAAATATCCATACAAATTATACCTTTGAATATTgggtatttttctttattcttatatTGAGCTCTCTTTTGAAAGGAAATCATTACACGACAATCAAGCCCTCCTAATTGATCGaaattttacagtttattttttaCGAACATCTGACTACATTTGTAATTCTATCATTTAGAATTCCGTGTAACCTGTTATGTTTCGATCGAAAAACAACCGACCGTAACATTCTTGGCTAGTAAATATACCCTAGTGACAGTTGAGGCGCAATCGAAACAAATATGGCGACCAAaaacttttatgaattaatgtcagctttaagcATGGATCAGTCAAAGTTTAAGAAATATAGAAATGTTTGACACACgcttttaatttgttaaaagtctGTATTATTAATATTGGATAAGATAGCCCATAGTACCGACAttt from Magallana gigas chromosome 9, xbMagGiga1.1, whole genome shotgun sequence includes these protein-coding regions:
- the LOC105346099 gene encoding proline-rich transmembrane protein 1 isoform X4 gives rise to the protein MSTENLLEPPPSYNEATNQNDQLQLTYENQNPGSNQHPSPSDTQYPGNQYQPQYNAHGQEKTSMVTQPGAMVMERAPVTHNWMGPAVLACLCCFWPTGICAIIAASNANEAAAYGDVLEAERQSRRARSYVTTSFLIGITLIAIVVVYRVVHYYPLM
- the LOC105346099 gene encoding synapse differentiation-inducing gene protein 1-like isoform X1, which encodes MSTENLLEPSPAYYRIDQNDQSTFTYGNQNNQFPEAPPSYNEATNQNDQLQLTYENQNPGSNQHPSPSDTQYPGNQYQPQYNAHGQEKTSMVTQPGAMVMERAPVTHNWMGPAVLACLCCFWPTGICAIIAASNANEAAAYGDVLEAERQSRRARSYVTTSFLIGITLIAIVVVYRVVHYYPLM